A genomic segment from Tindallia californiensis encodes:
- a CDS encoding sigma-54 interaction domain-containing protein, giving the protein MKQEIAIGAKYDYSRYFYEHLLKDILGPDFNISSYNLSEPQNHIIHPDIFLISTPFIANEMKPLIHPKTKVIAINRTFSRESYRLLKTIPSDKDILVVNNGIDVTFETISLIYALGFNFKLYPHYPDATKPLDIQVAITTNETHLVPDSISQSYNIGHMVYSLSTINEVLENLDIEQSVKNKILYRYEKQVVSNETGVYKLLGKNVASQYELQAVLDLIEEGVIRINTQDKITMINNKAQQILNRPKEFLYQKPLADILPLPFKISEAPIHNYFLSIGNEQLIVSSQPTHIFDNRVGSIITLKKVTELRKLEEQVRQNNARRGHTAKYTFDHILGSSPPILQAKKQAQKMAVINSTIVIIGESGTGKELFAQAIHKQSHRSKFPFIAINCAALPESLIESELFGYDSGAFTGASKTGRSGLFEDAHLGTLFLDEIGDLSLPLQSKLLRVLESQEVIRLGSNKIRNVDVRIIAATNKDLRLLAEQGDMRWDFYYRLNVFPLRIPPLRERKEDIKLLFHHLLHNFHCHKSIAPSLLKVFFDYDWPGNIRELRNITEYLSQMSENSIQVDDLPPDFGGFILEPTKQKESLNISHCILVLLLKREEQGLRTGRKKILHTLNDCGFLITERIIRNHLKDLENQGLIQSGKGRQGSFLTKDGNQLAFKLSQNEIFAKVTHP; this is encoded by the coding sequence ATGAAGCAGGAAATTGCCATCGGAGCCAAATACGACTATTCTAGATATTTCTACGAACATCTACTAAAAGATATATTAGGTCCAGATTTCAATATTTCTTCTTACAACTTGTCAGAACCACAAAATCATATTATTCACCCAGATATTTTCCTAATATCCACACCTTTTATCGCTAACGAAATGAAGCCACTTATTCATCCTAAAACAAAAGTAATCGCTATTAATCGTACTTTTTCTAGAGAGAGCTATCGTTTACTAAAAACAATTCCTTCTGATAAAGACATACTCGTTGTCAACAACGGTATCGACGTTACCTTCGAAACTATTTCATTAATCTATGCTTTAGGATTTAATTTCAAGCTATATCCTCATTATCCCGATGCAACTAAGCCCTTAGACATCCAAGTAGCCATTACGACAAATGAAACGCACCTGGTGCCAGATTCCATCTCTCAAAGCTACAATATCGGACATATGGTTTATTCTTTATCAACTATCAACGAAGTGCTAGAAAACTTAGACATCGAACAATCAGTAAAAAACAAAATACTTTATCGATATGAAAAGCAAGTCGTTTCAAATGAAACAGGTGTCTATAAACTTTTAGGCAAAAATGTCGCTAGTCAATATGAGTTACAGGCCGTTCTAGACTTAATTGAAGAAGGGGTTATTCGCATCAATACCCAAGACAAAATCACAATGATTAATAATAAGGCGCAACAAATCCTAAATAGGCCGAAAGAATTTCTATATCAGAAACCTTTAGCGGATATTCTTCCATTGCCTTTCAAAATATCAGAAGCTCCTATTCATAATTATTTTTTAAGTATTGGTAACGAACAATTGATTGTTTCTTCTCAACCTACTCATATTTTTGACAATCGAGTTGGTAGTATTATTACCTTAAAAAAAGTAACTGAATTGCGTAAACTAGAAGAACAAGTCCGTCAAAATAACGCTAGAAGGGGCCATACGGCAAAATATACTTTTGACCATATCTTAGGATCCAGCCCACCAATTCTTCAGGCCAAAAAACAGGCACAAAAAATGGCCGTTATCAATTCGACCATTGTAATTATAGGTGAAAGCGGAACAGGAAAAGAGCTTTTCGCCCAGGCTATTCATAAACAAAGCCATCGAAGCAAATTTCCATTTATTGCTATTAACTGTGCCGCTCTGCCAGAAAGTTTAATCGAAAGTGAGCTATTCGGATATGACAGTGGCGCTTTTACCGGTGCTTCCAAAACAGGCAGGTCCGGCTTATTCGAAGATGCCCATTTAGGCACCTTATTCCTTGATGAGATTGGTGACTTAAGCCTTCCCCTCCAATCAAAATTATTAAGAGTATTAGAGTCTCAAGAAGTCATCCGTTTAGGCAGTAATAAAATCAGAAATGTTGATGTTCGAATTATCGCCGCCACTAATAAAGATTTACGTCTTTTAGCTGAGCAAGGTGATATGCGATGGGATTTTTACTATCGATTAAACGTGTTTCCGCTTCGCATCCCACCTTTAAGAGAACGCAAAGAAGATATCAAATTGTTATTTCACCATCTTTTACACAACTTTCATTGTCATAAGTCTATTGCTCCCTCTTTGTTAAAAGTTTTTTTCGACTATGACTGGCCTGGCAATATCAGAGAACTACGGAACATCACCGAGTACTTATCGCAAATGAGCGAAAATTCCATTCAAGTTGACGATTTACCACCAGACTTTGGCGGCTTTATTCTCGAACCAACGAAGCAAAAAGAAAGCCTTAATATTAGTCACTGCATACTAGTACTTCTTCTAAAACGCGAGGAGCAAGGCCTTCGAACTGGTCGTAAAAAAATCCTTCACACTTTAAACGATTGTGGTTTTTTGATCACAGAAAGAATCATTCGCAACCATTTAAAAGATCTCGAAAATCAAGGTTTGATACAGTCCGGCAAAGGCAGACAAGGCTCCTTTTTGACAAAAGACGGAAATCAATTAGCCTTCAAATTATCTCAAAATGAAATTTTTGCAAAAGTTACTCATCCTTAG
- a CDS encoding helix-turn-helix transcriptional regulator produces the protein MGLIIKNSVKKSRIEIQITQEELAEKIGVTRQTIGLIEKEKYNPTIALCLSLSKVLGKSLEELFWIEED, from the coding sequence GTGGGTCTGATAATAAAAAATTCGGTTAAAAAAAGTCGAATAGAGATTCAGATAACACAAGAAGAGTTGGCGGAAAAAATTGGAGTGACAAGACAAACGATTGGATTAATTGAAAAGGAGAAATACAACCCAACCATTGCATTGTGCCTTAGCCTTAGTAAAGTTTTGGGGAAGTCTTTAGAGGAGTTATTTTGGATAGAGGAGGATTAG
- a CDS encoding heme NO-binding domain-containing protein has translation MKGTVVNVWINTMKKLYGEDTKDRILTEQGWNPQKVITPMEEIEDREIFDLIAAFAKNEGISPEEQWRKLGQNNIPAFYDWFPSYFGTSSAMNFLLLMDKVHIQLTKMIPGANPPRLIPEMIDDHTMEMTYRSKRGLHHYLLGLLEGVAEHFGERLSAEVVSEDRAQDGTYEAKLHIEFEKSSIQRKNYPFSQLLSFGIFKNLSFKIVLIPTVVSVLFVLLFNGMQSIPLLVGVPGIILLSGLWTGTVVTKPMLEMQQELESMKAMNFSNSLKVKTGDEIETLYQKTTDVKEALREEFTYYKGGMDDLYSFIDKFSGVANNMGDMANTIADAVQEVAEGAVHQATETESSVALLSENIQTLNEISQQELEGKDSLEAAVNQIEVSFTDLEAVSENLNQVKDQFAHVNEQGTALGHKVKDIITIVSTVESIAEQTNLLALNASIEAARAGEMGRGFSVVAEEIRKLAEDSKGAVSTINHSLNQFIEEVNQMVNQVNQQFIQLDEGTKTMIHVTDESRKASTRIEEVSDIIVDISNRLSNETNRINKVFDNMNTLAAIAEENSATSEEMSANVTSFSSEIRVLTDNIEDLEKVVLFLKKELERYQI, from the coding sequence GTGAAAGGTACGGTTGTTAATGTTTGGATCAATACAATGAAGAAGCTTTATGGTGAAGATACAAAAGATAGAATACTAACAGAACAAGGGTGGAATCCGCAAAAGGTGATTACCCCGATGGAAGAAATAGAAGATCGGGAAATATTTGATTTGATTGCGGCCTTTGCAAAAAATGAAGGGATATCCCCGGAAGAACAGTGGCGGAAGTTAGGGCAAAATAATATCCCGGCTTTTTATGACTGGTTTCCTTCCTACTTTGGCACCAGTAGCGCAATGAATTTCCTACTTTTAATGGATAAAGTACATATTCAACTGACAAAAATGATTCCTGGGGCAAATCCGCCCCGACTGATTCCAGAAATGATTGATGACCATACGATGGAGATGACTTATCGGTCAAAAAGGGGATTGCATCATTACTTGTTGGGACTTTTAGAAGGAGTAGCTGAGCATTTTGGTGAAAGGCTGTCTGCAGAAGTAGTCAGCGAAGACCGGGCACAGGACGGAACCTATGAAGCAAAACTTCATATTGAATTCGAAAAATCATCGATACAGCGCAAAAACTATCCTTTTTCTCAGTTATTGTCCTTTGGGATTTTCAAGAATCTTTCCTTTAAGATTGTTTTAATTCCAACAGTAGTATCAGTGCTTTTTGTGCTTCTGTTTAATGGGATGCAAAGCATTCCCTTACTGGTAGGAGTGCCTGGAATTATCTTATTATCCGGCTTGTGGACCGGCACAGTGGTAACAAAACCAATGCTGGAAATGCAGCAAGAATTAGAATCGATGAAAGCCATGAATTTTTCTAACAGCCTTAAAGTAAAGACTGGTGATGAAATTGAAACCCTTTATCAGAAAACAACAGATGTGAAAGAAGCTTTAAGAGAAGAGTTCACCTACTATAAAGGTGGAATGGATGACTTATATTCGTTTATTGACAAATTTAGCGGCGTGGCTAATAATATGGGCGATATGGCCAATACCATTGCCGATGCGGTTCAGGAAGTAGCAGAAGGTGCTGTGCATCAGGCTACGGAAACCGAAAGTTCCGTTGCTCTTTTATCCGAGAACATTCAAACTCTTAACGAAATTAGCCAACAGGAGCTAGAGGGGAAAGACAGCTTAGAAGCTGCTGTGAATCAAATAGAAGTATCCTTTACAGATCTGGAAGCTGTCTCAGAAAACCTGAACCAGGTGAAAGACCAGTTTGCCCATGTTAATGAGCAGGGAACCGCTTTAGGGCATAAAGTAAAAGATATTATCACGATTGTTAGTACCGTGGAAAGCATTGCTGAACAAACCAATTTACTGGCATTAAATGCTTCTATCGAAGCGGCTAGGGCTGGTGAAATGGGGAGAGGATTCAGCGTGGTTGCTGAAGAGATCCGCAAACTGGCAGAAGATTCCAAGGGAGCGGTTAGCACAATTAATCATAGTCTGAATCAGTTTATTGAAGAAGTGAATCAGATGGTGAATCAGGTAAACCAACAGTTTATTCAATTAGATGAAGGTACGAAAACCATGATTCATGTCACGGATGAAAGTCGTAAAGCCTCTACCCGTATCGAAGAAGTATCCGATATTATCGTGGATATTTCTAATCGTCTTTCTAATGAGACAAACCGAATCAATAAAGTATTTGATAATATGAACACCTTAGCAGCTATTGCCGAAGAAAATTCGGCTACCTCTGAGGAAATGAGTGCTAATGTTACCAGTTTTTCTTCGGAAATAAGGGTGCTGACTGATAACATAGAAGACTTGGAAAAAGTAGTACTGTTTCTGAAAAAAGAGTTGGAGCGATATCAAATATAA
- a CDS encoding YfcC family protein gives MVLQEKEKKEKRSFPHLFVILMSVIIIATVLTYIVPAGNYERIVDEATGQTIIDPLSFEYVEKTPVGPFAMLLSVQEGLIQAAPITFLVFMAFASLYLVQETGAVDASIALMVRKTKKNEKLSSITIAFIIYVLAAWGSTGTISYEQIIAFIPIFCTLAIALGYDPLVGLGMSFLPVGMGFASSTVNPFTIGVAQGIAELPLFSGIALRLIILAVMSTLTVVYVLWYANRVKKDPSKSIVAGIDFGELEIDEARLSTEFTTARKMTLLTLLLGVGIMAYGLSTQGWYINEVAAIFVAVSIVSGLINRWSPNKIAEVFVEGLSKGVLSALVVGVARGILVVISKGNILDTIIYSASSVLTNFGLYLSGIGMLIVQSLLNFLIPSGSGQAATSMPIMAPLADLIGMNRQISVLIFQFGDGFSNLIWPTSFILIACSLSKIPLNKYYKFVLPFLGIAFVFQILFIILAININYGPF, from the coding sequence ATGGTATTGCAAGAAAAAGAGAAGAAAGAAAAGAGAAGTTTTCCACATTTGTTTGTGATTTTGATGAGTGTGATCATTATTGCTACGGTATTAACCTATATTGTACCTGCGGGAAACTATGAAAGGATAGTTGATGAAGCGACAGGGCAAACGATTATAGATCCATTATCCTTTGAATATGTTGAAAAGACGCCGGTGGGACCTTTTGCTATGCTACTAAGCGTACAAGAAGGTTTGATCCAAGCAGCTCCTATAACGTTTTTGGTGTTTATGGCTTTTGCATCTTTATATTTGGTTCAAGAAACAGGCGCTGTCGATGCGAGTATTGCTTTGATGGTTAGGAAAACAAAAAAGAATGAAAAGCTTTCGAGCATAACCATTGCTTTCATTATATACGTATTAGCAGCCTGGGGATCTACAGGAACAATTTCTTACGAACAAATAATAGCCTTTATTCCGATCTTTTGTACACTTGCTATTGCTTTGGGTTATGATCCTTTGGTTGGATTAGGAATGTCTTTTTTGCCTGTAGGGATGGGGTTCGCATCCTCTACTGTAAATCCATTCACTATCGGTGTGGCTCAAGGGATTGCCGAACTCCCGCTGTTTTCGGGAATTGCTCTTAGACTGATCATTTTAGCTGTGATGAGTACATTGACTGTTGTTTATGTACTGTGGTATGCGAATCGTGTCAAAAAAGATCCATCGAAAAGTATTGTTGCTGGAATCGATTTTGGTGAATTGGAAATTGATGAAGCGAGACTTTCTACAGAATTTACAACAGCCAGAAAAATGACATTGCTAACGCTGCTACTTGGTGTTGGAATCATGGCATATGGCCTTAGTACTCAGGGATGGTATATCAATGAAGTGGCGGCTATTTTTGTGGCTGTATCCATTGTTTCGGGTTTGATTAACAGATGGAGTCCTAATAAAATAGCTGAAGTTTTTGTAGAAGGACTTTCTAAAGGGGTATTGTCAGCTTTAGTGGTTGGAGTGGCCCGAGGTATATTGGTTGTTATCAGCAAAGGAAATATATTGGACACCATCATTTACTCAGCTTCCAGTGTATTAACCAATTTTGGGCTATATCTTAGCGGGATAGGAATGTTAATTGTCCAAAGTTTATTAAACTTTCTAATTCCTTCTGGAAGTGGTCAGGCGGCAACATCTATGCCGATTATGGCGCCTTTGGCCGATTTGATTGGAATGAACCGCCAAATTTCTGTACTAATATTTCAGTTTGGTGATGGTTTTTCGAATCTAATCTGGCCAACAAGTTTTATTTTAATTGCCTGTTCTCTGAGTAAAATTCCATTGAACAAATACTACAAATTTGTATTACCCTTTTTAGGTATTGCATTTGTTTTTCAAATTTTATTCATTATTTTAGCGATTAATATCAATTATGGACCCTTCTAA
- a CDS encoding PAS domain S-box protein encodes MKNEPGRRLSIWMVGVLVLLMSMPVYAENIKTNDADTSDQERMIETILQTAPTGIGMVEDRVMVMVNDYIIELMEYEEAELLGKDARILYPDDETHMFVGEEKYRQIGIKGTGSVETQWLTKDGRKLDIILSSTPLNQEDLSQGVIFTVQDITASKRAAALLQWRTRGMLIGAVIFAVILSLLLMKLEKSRRRLKESEIKLRESEERYRQANQQSRTITWETDQNGVIRYVNEIFEQVLGYSEKEVVGQKSLLELMEKENGMEEQQINQFFLQQKSFRSLEIPLQTKEGKTLWVMASGVPVFDTEGEMVACRGSCVDISERKKMEEELRLYMTALQQSVDGLCFADMDGHVVFINPSWQKMHGYDSEELTGRHVSLFHTRAQLEKQVMPSVKKVKKEGFYSDEVWHVTKEGYEFPTWMIMTQITNSDDKPIGVFAQMRDITDLKKAEQELVEAKIKAEEANRAKSQFVANMSHEIRTPLNGLFGFIQLLEMTELDQEQGEYLEHMRSASEVLTSVINDVLTISKAESGKMELNETVFNLHQCIDTAVKSYSAQAKLKGIKLEQSYKTGLCHREVVGDAIKIRQIISNLISNAIKFTETGKVEVFISCREVSRNMLRLNIDVLDTGIGMPPEHLQAIMEPFVQSSSRIEKKYGGTGLGLPISKNFVEMMGGKMEISSKEGEGTRVSFAIDLSKPLEGNDKRDV; translated from the coding sequence ATGAAAAATGAACCTGGGAGAAGGTTGTCAATATGGATGGTGGGTGTACTTGTTTTACTAATGAGTATGCCTGTTTATGCTGAAAATATAAAGACGAATGACGCCGACACATCTGATCAGGAGAGAATGATTGAAACCATTCTTCAGACAGCACCAACAGGCATAGGGATGGTGGAGGATCGGGTGATGGTGATGGTAAATGATTATATTATTGAACTAATGGAATATGAGGAAGCCGAGTTATTAGGAAAAGATGCTCGCATTCTTTATCCTGACGACGAAACTCATATGTTTGTTGGTGAAGAAAAATATCGTCAGATAGGTATTAAAGGAACGGGTAGTGTGGAAACCCAATGGCTGACGAAAGATGGAAGAAAACTAGATATCATTCTTTCCTCCACTCCTCTTAATCAGGAAGATTTGTCACAAGGGGTTATTTTTACGGTTCAGGATATTACAGCAAGCAAGCGAGCGGCTGCATTACTACAATGGCGGACAAGAGGAATGTTAATAGGAGCTGTTATTTTTGCTGTTATCTTGTCGCTTTTACTTATGAAGCTGGAAAAAAGCAGAAGAAGATTGAAAGAATCCGAAATAAAGTTACGTGAAAGCGAAGAACGGTATCGTCAGGCCAACCAACAAAGCAGAACCATAACTTGGGAAACAGATCAAAATGGTGTCATTCGGTATGTTAATGAAATATTTGAACAGGTTTTAGGATACTCAGAAAAAGAAGTTGTTGGACAGAAAAGTCTTTTGGAATTGATGGAAAAAGAAAATGGTATGGAAGAACAACAGATAAACCAATTTTTTCTTCAACAGAAAAGTTTCCGTTCTCTGGAAATACCATTGCAAACAAAGGAAGGAAAAACGTTATGGGTAATGGCGAGTGGTGTTCCTGTCTTTGATACAGAGGGAGAAATGGTTGCTTGCCGAGGTAGCTGTGTGGATATTTCAGAACGGAAAAAAATGGAAGAAGAACTTAGGCTTTATATGACGGCTTTGCAACAATCGGTAGATGGTCTTTGCTTTGCTGATATGGATGGGCATGTCGTTTTTATTAATCCTTCCTGGCAGAAAATGCATGGATATGATTCGGAAGAGCTGACAGGGCGCCATGTTTCTTTATTTCATACTCGAGCCCAACTGGAAAAACAGGTAATGCCTTCTGTTAAAAAAGTAAAAAAAGAAGGTTTTTATAGTGATGAAGTGTGGCATGTTACCAAAGAAGGTTATGAATTTCCGACTTGGATGATAATGACTCAGATCACCAACTCGGATGACAAACCAATCGGAGTCTTTGCACAAATGAGGGATATTACCGACTTGAAGAAAGCAGAGCAAGAGCTGGTGGAAGCAAAAATAAAAGCAGAAGAAGCGAATCGTGCGAAAAGTCAATTTGTTGCAAACATGAGTCATGAGATCAGGACGCCATTAAATGGTCTTTTTGGATTTATTCAGCTTTTAGAAATGACAGAACTGGATCAGGAACAAGGAGAATACTTGGAGCATATGCGTTCAGCATCAGAAGTTCTGACCAGTGTTATTAATGATGTATTGACGATTTCCAAAGCTGAATCCGGAAAAATGGAACTGAATGAAACGGTTTTTAACTTGCATCAGTGTATTGATACGGCGGTTAAATCCTATAGCGCTCAGGCAAAGTTGAAAGGGATTAAGCTGGAGCAATCCTATAAAACCGGTCTGTGTCATCGGGAAGTGGTGGGAGATGCGATTAAAATCCGACAGATAATCAGCAATTTAATCAGCAATGCTATAAAGTTTACAGAAACGGGAAAAGTAGAGGTTTTCATCAGTTGCAGAGAGGTTAGCAGGAATATGTTAAGGCTGAACATTGACGTTTTAGACACAGGCATTGGAATGCCTCCAGAGCATCTGCAAGCTATTATGGAACCGTTTGTTCAAAGCAGTTCGAGAATTGAAAAAAAATATGGAGGTACAGGTCTGGGGCTGCCAATATCCAAAAATTTTGTAGAAATGATGGGTGGAAAAATGGAAATTAGTAGTAAGGAAGGAGAAGGCACCCGTGTTTCCTTTGCAATAGACCTGTCAAAGCCGTTAGAAGGCAATGACAAAAGGGATGTTTAA
- a CDS encoding M20 metallopeptidase family protein, which yields MEKVELLEAVQKEEENIIRWRRHFHRYPEVGFEVENTANYIAEHLEEWGLEVAKNVGRTGVVGFLKGGEGKTIALRADMDALPITETKETDYQSENIGKMHACAHDGHMAILLGVAKVMAFHRKFLKGSIKFIFQPAEEGPSPGGAAPMIDESVLEGVDYIFGAHLHSLYPVGTAGINLTNMMASTDNFSIEMIGKGGHAGLPHESIDAIALVFRMYQEIQLMVSRNNDPLEPLVISVGTVNGGVATNVIADKAVLTGTVRTQSKNIREKIIQQLEDKANFISESEGGRCNVQIERGLPPLVNHESSSLMVKNAATKVLGKEKVFILEKPNMGAEDFAYYLEEVPGAFYWIGAGNKEKGMDYVMHHPQFDFDEKALINGTKIFIQTLMDVWN from the coding sequence ATGGAAAAAGTAGAACTGTTAGAAGCTGTTCAAAAAGAGGAGGAAAATATTATTAGGTGGAGAAGACACTTTCACCGGTATCCTGAAGTAGGATTTGAAGTTGAAAATACGGCGAACTATATCGCTGAGCATCTGGAAGAATGGGGTCTGGAAGTTGCGAAAAATGTAGGTAGAACAGGGGTGGTAGGTTTTCTCAAAGGTGGAGAAGGGAAAACAATTGCCTTAAGAGCGGATATGGATGCATTGCCAATAACGGAAACGAAAGAAACGGACTATCAATCAGAAAACATTGGAAAAATGCATGCTTGTGCTCATGATGGACATATGGCTATTTTGTTGGGAGTGGCCAAGGTAATGGCGTTTCATCGCAAATTTTTGAAAGGAAGCATCAAGTTTATCTTTCAACCAGCGGAAGAAGGTCCATCACCAGGGGGCGCAGCTCCGATGATTGATGAAAGTGTTTTGGAAGGGGTCGATTATATTTTTGGAGCGCATTTACACAGCCTATATCCAGTGGGGACCGCTGGCATCAATCTGACAAATATGATGGCCTCGACGGATAATTTTTCAATAGAAATGATTGGAAAAGGAGGTCATGCAGGCTTGCCTCATGAATCCATTGATGCAATTGCTCTGGTTTTTAGAATGTATCAGGAAATTCAGTTGATGGTTAGTAGGAATAATGATCCGTTAGAACCTTTGGTCATTAGCGTAGGGACGGTTAATGGTGGAGTTGCAACTAATGTGATAGCAGATAAAGCGGTGTTAACAGGAACGGTAAGAACACAGTCGAAAAATATTCGTGAAAAAATTATTCAGCAATTGGAAGATAAAGCGAATTTCATCTCAGAAAGCGAAGGAGGGCGCTGCAATGTCCAAATTGAAAGAGGGTTACCACCACTGGTAAATCATGAATCCTCTTCCTTGATGGTGAAAAATGCAGCAACAAAAGTGCTGGGAAAAGAGAAGGTTTTTATTCTGGAAAAACCTAATATGGGAGCGGAAGACTTTGCCTATTACTTAGAAGAAGTACCTGGTGCTTTTTATTGGATAGGCGCTGGAAACAAAGAAAAAGGAATGGACTATGTGATGCATCATCCGCAGTTTGATTTTGATGAAAAAGCTTTGATTAATGGAACGAAAATTTTTATACAAACACTGATGGATGTGTGGAATTAA
- a CDS encoding DUF6773 family protein: MKNDERITSDVKQANSLGYSVFWFGIFGALLVRWFYLGQSLIEVLDVFAIWLIASMAQFFSLATRGIPITYPFVSNQKEQRYFVVIFPLATGFMTAMILMFLKEDVGYKRVIGGFAGAFMATFILFVIYNTIVHYWEKKMEE; the protein is encoded by the coding sequence ATGAAAAATGATGAACGGATTACAAGTGATGTGAAGCAAGCTAATAGTTTAGGGTATTCGGTTTTCTGGTTTGGAATTTTTGGTGCCTTGCTAGTTCGGTGGTTTTATCTGGGACAGAGTTTAATAGAGGTTTTGGACGTTTTTGCAATTTGGTTAATCGCATCAATGGCACAGTTTTTTTCATTGGCAACAAGAGGGATTCCCATCACCTATCCTTTTGTTTCAAACCAAAAGGAACAAAGATACTTTGTGGTGATTTTTCCTCTTGCAACTGGTTTTATGACAGCTATGATATTGATGTTTTTAAAGGAAGATGTTGGATACAAGCGAGTAATCGGTGGCTTTGCAGGTGCGTTTATGGCAACCTTCATCCTTTTTGTCATTTATAACACTATTGTTCATTATTGGGAAAAAAAGATGGAGGAATAA
- the proC gene encoding pyrroline-5-carboxylate reductase gives MKLGFIGCGNMAQAMIAGVIKAKIVSEKEIIASDKHRPNLEKAGEQLGIKITDDNKEIASSSKILILSVKPVFYDEVIQEITSVIGEETVVVTIAPGKTLEEVERAFGKKVKIIRTMPNTPAMVGAGMTAMCANDQVSEKEIHKVKETLEGFGRVEMVSEYMMDAVVAVSGSAPAYVFMLIDALADGAVLKGMGRREARIFAAQTVMGSGKMVLETGLHPAELKDMVCSPGGTTIEAVRKLEAEGFRSGIIEAMAACAEKSQNMEKD, from the coding sequence ATGAAATTAGGATTTATTGGTTGTGGAAATATGGCACAGGCGATGATTGCTGGAGTGATCAAAGCTAAGATTGTGTCGGAAAAAGAGATCATCGCTTCTGATAAGCATCGTCCGAACCTGGAAAAAGCAGGTGAGCAGTTAGGGATAAAGATTACCGACGATAATAAAGAGATTGCATCAAGCAGTAAAATACTCATATTATCCGTAAAACCAGTTTTTTATGATGAAGTTATTCAAGAGATCACTTCGGTTATTGGGGAAGAAACCGTTGTTGTTACAATTGCTCCTGGAAAAACGCTGGAAGAGGTAGAGCGGGCATTTGGAAAAAAAGTGAAAATCATACGAACAATGCCAAACACTCCGGCAATGGTAGGTGCAGGAATGACAGCGATGTGTGCCAACGATCAGGTGTCCGAGAAAGAGATTCATAAAGTCAAAGAAACCTTAGAAGGATTTGGACGTGTGGAAATGGTATCTGAATATATGATGGATGCTGTAGTGGCCGTAAGTGGTAGTGCGCCAGCCTATGTATTTATGTTAATAGATGCACTGGCAGATGGAGCTGTCCTAAAAGGAATGGGCCGCAGAGAAGCACGGATCTTTGCCGCACAAACCGTGATGGGCAGCGGGAAAATGGTCCTTGAAACAGGACTTCATCCGGCGGAATTAAAAGATATGGTTTGCTCGCCAGGTGGAACAACGATAGAAGCGGTTAGAAAACTGGAAGCTGAAGGTTTTCGAAGTGGCATTATAGAAGCAATGGCAGCATGCGCTGAAAAATCTCAGAACATGGAAAAAGATTAG
- a CDS encoding DUF368 domain-containing protein: protein MKSMMEQGIAFSRNQSLLFIKGLILGMGIIVPGISGGTILIAFGIYEKILEDIWKRHFKPYFVMFAGTTVGVFLGSFLFTYLFAFYANPTKAFVLGCLWMSIPFILKRSSGCTKKNMLLLGMGMLLAYGLTKMPTLVDGENLSLGETFFGGVIASGTMMIPGISGSSVLIVLGMYESMLKIVNEMNVPYLMIFLLGALIGAVLLAKLLKTVFEKHQSEVLFFFSGLIIGSSTMIFPETINLSSAMLFLMGVGIVYRWGNYKYRQNSPLMARTIKGIKSTIKKNAKDE, encoded by the coding sequence ATGAAAAGCATGATGGAACAAGGGATAGCCTTTAGCAGAAATCAAAGCCTTTTATTTATTAAAGGGCTTATTTTAGGTATGGGTATTATTGTGCCGGGAATTAGCGGAGGCACTATTTTAATTGCTTTTGGAATTTACGAGAAAATATTAGAAGATATATGGAAACGGCATTTTAAGCCGTATTTTGTGATGTTTGCAGGCACGACGGTAGGAGTGTTTCTTGGCAGTTTTTTGTTTACCTATCTTTTTGCTTTTTATGCAAATCCTACCAAGGCGTTTGTGCTAGGATGTTTATGGATGTCGATTCCTTTTATCTTAAAAAGAAGTAGTGGTTGCACCAAAAAAAACATGCTTTTATTAGGTATGGGAATGCTGCTGGCCTATGGACTGACTAAAATGCCTACACTGGTGGATGGCGAGAATTTGTCGCTGGGCGAAACATTTTTTGGTGGTGTGATTGCTAGTGGAACGATGATGATCCCAGGAATCTCCGGCAGTTCGGTTCTTATTGTTTTAGGAATGTACGAATCCATGTTGAAAATAGTGAATGAAATGAATGTTCCTTATTTAATGATCTTTCTTTTGGGAGCGTTGATTGGTGCTGTTCTACTGGCTAAACTCTTGAAAACCGTATTTGAAAAGCATCAGTCAGAAGTATTGTTCTTTTTCTCTGGCCTTATTATTGGATCTTCTACAATGATTTTTCCGGAAACAATAAACCTTTCATCAGCAATGCTCTTCTTAATGGGTGTGGGCATTGTGTATCGGTGGGGAAATTATAAATACAGACAAAATAGCCCCCTAATGGCCAGAACCATCAAAGGAATAAAAAGTACAATCAAAAAGAATGCTAAGGATGAGTAA